The proteins below come from a single Phycisphaerae bacterium genomic window:
- a CDS encoding glucosamine-6-phosphate isomerase, with amino-acid sequence MARPISKLAPDWWDYTTLDPKILHDAARLTPRDLQQLSRPGFKVVFYDTLEDFYLAEALEYIEAWRQASADQPVGVCGPIGPTEQLPLVARLVNALELNLRHAHFWGMDEWVLDGKEVPESHPLSFAKTDRELCFNRINKKLAMPEPNLHFPKADPKQYVASWENARCAVMQGGQGDIKHWAFNDPLKRKGKYKDNPPTPQEYLKLSTRVVDLHPVTIMQNARTSGGGQMDLVPSQAVTVGPLQTWQAEKVSIWQAGSHDNPFGMRLTTLMIGKKLPDAAVPMSLLALHPNVQFNFYRGGIGTVAVEMH; translated from the coding sequence ATGGCAAGGCCAATAAGCAAACTCGCTCCCGACTGGTGGGACTATACCACGCTCGATCCCAAAATCCTCCACGACGCCGCCAGGCTCACCCCGCGCGACCTCCAGCAGCTCTCGCGCCCGGGCTTCAAGGTCGTCTTCTACGACACCCTCGAAGACTTCTACCTCGCCGAGGCCCTCGAATACATCGAAGCCTGGCGCCAGGCCTCAGCCGATCAGCCCGTCGGCGTCTGCGGACCCATCGGCCCCACCGAACAACTCCCGCTCGTCGCGCGACTCGTCAACGCCCTCGAACTCAACCTGCGCCACGCCCACTTCTGGGGCATGGACGAATGGGTCCTCGACGGCAAGGAAGTGCCCGAATCCCACCCCCTCTCCTTCGCCAAGACCGACCGCGAACTCTGCTTCAACCGCATCAATAAAAAACTCGCCATGCCCGAACCCAACCTCCACTTCCCCAAAGCCGACCCCAAACAGTACGTCGCCTCCTGGGAAAACGCCCGCTGCGCCGTCATGCAGGGCGGACAGGGCGACATCAAGCACTGGGCCTTCAACGACCCGCTCAAACGCAAAGGCAAGTACAAGGACAACCCGCCCACGCCCCAGGAATACCTCAAGCTCAGCACCCGCGTCGTCGATCTCCACCCGGTCACCATCATGCAGAACGCCCGCACCTCCGGCGGCGGACAGATGGACCTCGTCCCCTCCCAAGCCGTCACCGTCGGACCGCTGCAAACCTGGCAGGCCGAAAAAGTCTCCATCTGGCAGGCCGGCAGCCACGACAACCCCTTTGGCATGCGACTGACCACCCTCATGATCGGCAAAAAACTCCCCGACGCAGCCGTCCCCATGTCACTCCTGGCCCTCCATCCCAACGTCCAGTTCAACTTCTACCGAGGAGGAATCGGCACCGTCGCCGTCGAAATGCACTAA